GCACGACTGGGGCTGGCGCATTCCGTTCTTCCTGGCGCTGCCCATGGGCGTCGTTGCGCTGTGGCTTCGCGTCAGCATGGAGGAGACGCCCAGCTTTGTGCAGCAGCAGGATAAACCGGCTGTCGCTCAGGCGGATACTGCCGCCACGCTCCGGGCCATCGTGATGGGAATTGGGCGCGTCATGGTCTGGTCTGCGGCGGGGTATACCTACCTGGTGATTATGCCGACCTATCTTCAGTCGGCGCTGCACACCGGGTTCAACCAGGCGCTGTTGATAGCGGTGATTTCGAATATTGGTTTTGCGCTGACCATCATTCCGTCGGGGATCCTGAGTGACCGGATCGGACGCCGCACGGTGATGATTATCGCCACCGCGCTGCTGCTGATCCTCGCCCTTCCGCTGCTGAAAATCCTGCAGGAGGAGTCGAGCACGCTGGCGGTGAAGGCTGTTGTGGTACTGATTGCGGGCGGTCTGGTGGGCATGCTGGCGGGTCCGGGCCCGGCGATGCTGTCTGAGATGTTCCCGACGCGCGTGCGCTATACGGGGCTGGGGCTGGCCTACTCGTTGTCGAACGCGATTTTCTCGGGATGCGCAGGGTTAATTATTACCGGGCTGATTAAGCAGACGGGCAACCTGGATATTCCGGCGTATTACGTGATGGCGACGGCGGTAGTGAGTATTTTCGCGCTGATGACGCTGAGGAAGGACGACCATTTGCGGTCACTGGAGGAGTGAGGTTGTCACCGTCAGGTGCCCTCACCCCGCCCCTCTCCAACGGGGAGAGGGAGAAAACACAAAAGGCCGTCCTGTGGACGGCCTTGCTGTTTATTCTCCGCGCTGACGCACCGCTTCAAACAGGCAGATGCCCGTCGCAACGGAAACGTTCAGGGACGACACGCTGCCCGCCATCGGGATGCTGATCAGCTCGTCGCAGTGCTCGCGGGTGAGACGACGCATGCCTTCGCCTTCCGCACCCATCACCAGCGCCAGACGGCCGGTCATTTTGCTCTGGTACAGAGTATGATCCGCTTCACCGGCGGTACCGACGATCCAGATATTCTCTTCCTGCAGCAGACGCATAGTGCGCGCCAGGTTAGTCACGCGGATCAGCGGAACGTTTTCCGCCGCGCCGCAGGCCACCTTCTTCGCCGTCGCGTTCAGCTGCGCGGAGCGATCTTTCGGCACGATCACCGCATGCACGCCCGCAGCATCGGCGCTGCGCAGGCACGCGCCGAGGTTGTGCGGATCGGTAACGCCGTCGAGGATCAGGAAGAACGGGTTATCCAGCTCGGCAATCAGATCCGGCAGATCGTTTTCCTGATACTGACGACCCGGCTTCACGCGGGCAATGATCCCCTGGTGGACCGCGCCTTCGCTTTTCTCATCCAGGAACTGGCGATTCGCCAGCTGGATCACCACGCCCTGCGCTTCCAGGGCGTGGATCAGCGGCATCAGACGCTTATCTTCACGCCCTTTCAGAATAAACACTTCCTGAAAACGCTCCGGTGCGCGCTCGAGAAGGGCCTGCACCGCGTGGATGCCGTAAATCATTTCACTCATTGATGGTTCTCGTAATAAGTATTTCCCCTCCCCCCGCTGGGGAGAGGGTCAGGTTGAGGGGAGAATTTACTCCGCCTGCTTTTTCTTGGCCGCGCGCTTCGCTTTGGTGGCGGCAGCGATTTTCTGCGTTTTCGCGGAAGGTTTTTTCGCTGAACGAGCTTCTTTCTTCGCCGCCTTCGGCTTCTGTTTCTTCTCGCCGCGGAACGCGCTGTCCGGCTCGAAGTTTACCTTCTTGCCCGCCTGACGACGTTTACCGCCGCCCGGTTTACCGTTACCGGTTTTTTTCGCCCTTTCACGCTCGGTTTTACCGACGTTACGCGGCGCGCGCTCGCTGGAGATCAGGCTGAAGTCGATCTTACGGTCGTCCATATTCACGGCTTCGACCTTCACTTCCACACGGTCGCCCAGACGATAGGTCTGGCCGCCAGACTCGCCAATCAGGCGCTGGCCGACCTGGTCGAAGCGGTAGTAGTCGTTATCCAGGCTGGAGACGTGCACCAGACCGTCGATGAACAGCTCGTCCAGACGAACGAAGAAACCAAAGCCGGTCACGCTGGCAATCACGCCTTTAAAGACGTTACCGACCTGATCGAGCATAAAGTCACACTTCAGCCAGTCCGCCACGTCACGTGTTGCTTCATCGGCACGACGTTCGGCCATGGAGCAGTGCTGACCCAGCTGCAGCATCTCTTCCATCGAATAATGGTAGCCACCGGTTTCGGTGGTGTTCCCTTTATGGCCCTGCTCCTGCGCCAGCAGATACTTGATCGCACGGTGCAGAGAGAGGTCAGGATAACGACGGATCGGCGACGTAAAGTGGGCGTAAGACTGCAGCGCCAGGCCGAAGTGGCCGCGGTTTTCCGGATCGTAAATCGCCTGCTTCATAGAGCGCAGCAGCATCGTCTGCAGCATTTCTGCATCCGGACGATCGCTAATGGATTCCAGCAGCTCGGCGTAATCGCGCGGCTCTGGCTTGTTGCCTCCGGGCAGTTCCAGACCCAGTTCAGCCAGCACGGAGCGGAACGACGTAATGGCTTCCGTGGTCGGCTTATCGTGAATACGGAACAGCGCTGGCTCTTTGGCTTTCTCGACGAAACGTGCCGCCGAGATATTCGCCAGGATCATACACTCTTCGATCAGCTTGTGCGCGTCGTTACGCTGGGTCTGCTCGATACGCTCAATGCGGCGTTCGGCGTTGAAAATGAATTTCGCCTCTTCACTCTCAAACGAGATCCCGCCGCGCTCTTCGCGCGCCTGATCCAGCGTTTTGTAGAGGTTATGCAGCTCTTCGATATGTTTGACCAGCGGCGCGTACTGTTCGCGCAGATCCTGGTCGCCCTGCAGCATATGCCAGACCTTGGTATAGGTCAGACGCGCGTGCGAGCTCATCACCGCTTCGTAGAACTTGTAGCCGGTTAAGCGCCCTTTGGTGGAGATGGTCATCTCGCAAACCATACAGAGGCGGTCAACCTGCGGGTTCAGGGAGCACAGGCCGTTAGACAGCACTTCCGGCAGCATCGGCACGACCTGGGACGGGAAGTAGACCGAGGTACCGCGGCTGCGGGCTTCGTTATCCAGCGGGGTGTGCGGACGGACGTAATAGCTTACGTCAGCGATAGCGACCCACAGGCGCCAGCCACCACCGCGTTTTTTCTCGCAGTAGACGGCGTCATCAAAGTCGCGGGCGTCTTCGCCGTCGATAGTGACCAGCGGCAGGGAGCGCAGATCCACGCGGCCCACTTTGGACTCTTCCGGCACTTCTTCGCGCAGGCTTTCGATCTGATCTTCAACCGCTTTCGGCCAGATGTACGGAATTTCATGGGTACGCAATGCCATATCAACGGCCATCGTGGTGCCCATGTTATCGCCCAGTACTTCGACGATTTTACCTACCGCTTTGGTGCGACGGGTTGGGCGCTGGGTGAGTTCCACCACCACCACAAAGCCCATGCGGGCGCCCATCACCTCTTCAGGTGGGATCAGAATGTCGAAGCTCAGACGGCTGTCGTCCGGCACCACGAAGCCCACGCCCGCGTCGGTAAAGTAGCGGCCGACGATCTGGCTGGTTTTTGGCACCAGAACGCGTACCACGCGCGCTTCGCGGCGGCCTTTACGGTCAGCGCCCAGCGGCTGCGCCAGGATCTGGTCGCCGTGGATGCACATTTTCATCTGTTCAGATGAGAGGTACAGATCGTCCTTACGGCCTTCCACGCGCAGGAAGCCGAAGCCATCGCGGTGACCAATGACGGTCCCTTTCAGCAGATCGAGGCGTTCTGGCAGCGCGTAGCACTGGCGGCGGGTAAAGACCAGCTGCCCGTCACGCTCCATCGCGCGCAGGCGGCGGCGAAGGGCTTCAATTTGCTCTTCACCTTCAATGTTTAATTCAACGGCAAGTTCTTCACGATTGGCGGGTTTTTCGCGTTTTGTTAAGTGTTCAATGATGAACTCGCGGCTGGGAATAGGATTCGCGTATTTTTCGGCTTCGCGTTCCTGGAAAGGATCATGTGACATGTCGGTTCCTCCGTTGTCAGCTCCGGTGGAAATTTTCTTCATTCCACCAGCAATAATTTATAAAGCGGTTGATTCTCTTCAACCAAATCGGCCAGCGTGTAGTTATCCAGTTCCATGAGAAAACTTTGCACGGCCTTTGAAAGCGCCTTTTTCAGGCGGCAAGCGGGCGTGATGTGGCAGAACTCGCTGCTGCAGTTCACCAGAGACAGCGGCTCCAGTTCACGTACCACATCGCCCACACGAATACTCTGTGCCGGTTTACCGAGACGGATCCCACCATTCTTCCCGCGGACGGCAGCAACGTATCCGGCACGACTAAGTTGATTGATTATTTTGACCATATGATTACGGGATACGCCGTAGACCTCTGTCACTTCAGAGATACTGGTCATCTTCCCCTCGGGTAACGACGCCATGTAAATCAGCGCACGT
This region of Enterobacter asburiae genomic DNA includes:
- the nsrR gene encoding nitric oxide-sensing transcriptional repressor NsrR, which produces MQLTSFTDYGLRALIYMASLPEGKMTSISEVTEVYGVSRNHMVKIINQLSRAGYVAAVRGKNGGIRLGKPAQSIRVGDVVRELEPLSLVNCSSEFCHITPACRLKKALSKAVQSFLMELDNYTLADLVEENQPLYKLLLVE
- the rlmB gene encoding 23S rRNA (guanosine(2251)-2'-O)-methyltransferase RlmB codes for the protein MSEMIYGIHAVQALLERAPERFQEVFILKGREDKRLMPLIHALEAQGVVIQLANRQFLDEKSEGAVHQGIIARVKPGRQYQENDLPDLIAELDNPFFLILDGVTDPHNLGACLRSADAAGVHAVIVPKDRSAQLNATAKKVACGAAENVPLIRVTNLARTMRLLQEENIWIVGTAGEADHTLYQSKMTGRLALVMGAEGEGMRRLTREHCDELISIPMAGSVSSLNVSVATGICLFEAVRQRGE
- the rnr gene encoding ribonuclease R produces the protein MSHDPFQEREAEKYANPIPSREFIIEHLTKREKPANREELAVELNIEGEEQIEALRRRLRAMERDGQLVFTRRQCYALPERLDLLKGTVIGHRDGFGFLRVEGRKDDLYLSSEQMKMCIHGDQILAQPLGADRKGRREARVVRVLVPKTSQIVGRYFTDAGVGFVVPDDSRLSFDILIPPEEVMGARMGFVVVVELTQRPTRRTKAVGKIVEVLGDNMGTTMAVDMALRTHEIPYIWPKAVEDQIESLREEVPEESKVGRVDLRSLPLVTIDGEDARDFDDAVYCEKKRGGGWRLWVAIADVSYYVRPHTPLDNEARSRGTSVYFPSQVVPMLPEVLSNGLCSLNPQVDRLCMVCEMTISTKGRLTGYKFYEAVMSSHARLTYTKVWHMLQGDQDLREQYAPLVKHIEELHNLYKTLDQAREERGGISFESEEAKFIFNAERRIERIEQTQRNDAHKLIEECMILANISAARFVEKAKEPALFRIHDKPTTEAITSFRSVLAELGLELPGGNKPEPRDYAELLESISDRPDAEMLQTMLLRSMKQAIYDPENRGHFGLALQSYAHFTSPIRRYPDLSLHRAIKYLLAQEQGHKGNTTETGGYHYSMEEMLQLGQHCSMAERRADEATRDVADWLKCDFMLDQVGNVFKGVIASVTGFGFFVRLDELFIDGLVHVSSLDNDYYRFDQVGQRLIGESGGQTYRLGDRVEVKVEAVNMDDRKIDFSLISSERAPRNVGKTERERAKKTGNGKPGGGKRRQAGKKVNFEPDSAFRGEKKQKPKAAKKEARSAKKPSAKTQKIAAATKAKRAAKKKQAE
- a CDS encoding MFS transporter, with product MQPDAHKRALIAGSIGNFIEWYEFAVYGFLATVIAKNFFQLEGEAGLTSLILTYASFAIAFFFRPLGAVVFGRIGDRIGRKPTLIIVLVLMTLATAAIGVVPVYASIGIAAPLIITLLRILQGLFAGGEYGGAVSLMTEFAPRGKRGLYGAWQSFTVALGLLAGAGIVALLSTLLTPEALHDWGWRIPFFLALPMGVVALWLRVSMEETPSFVQQQDKPAVAQADTAATLRAIVMGIGRVMVWSAAGYTYLVIMPTYLQSALHTGFNQALLIAVISNIGFALTIIPSGILSDRIGRRTVMIIATALLLILALPLLKILQEESSTLAVKAVVVLIAGGLVGMLAGPGPAMLSEMFPTRVRYTGLGLAYSLSNAIFSGCAGLIITGLIKQTGNLDIPAYYVMATAVVSIFALMTLRKDDHLRSLEE